One window of the Cryptococcus gattii WM276 chromosome E, complete sequence genome contains the following:
- a CDS encoding structural constituent of ribosome, putative (Similar to TIGR gene model, INSD accession AAW43900.1), whose translation MARSKPLAPHVGRLSRSQVAAKRGLFKSQKTGTASAKTETPAFTEKKVGGKANGEKRLVPTNKASKYYPAEDVRKPKVSRKTPGKAVLRSSITPGTVLILLAGRFSGKRVVFLKQLDSGLLLVSGPHKLNGVPLRRVSQAYVIATSTKVDISSVSIPESISDAYFAKAKAAKASKEGEFFGEGKEKKAFPEEKKAEQKAVDAALIASIKKVENLSKYLKSSWGLSKSDRFHELKF comes from the exons ATGGCTCGTTCTAAGCCTCTCGCCCCCCACGTCGGTCGTCTCTCTCGAAGCCAGGTTGCCGCCAAACGAGGTCTCTTCAAGA GCCAGAAGACCGGCACCGCTTCCGCCAAGACTGAGACCCCTGCGTTCACGGAGAAGAAGGTCGGCGGCAAGGCGAACGGCGAGAAGCGATTGGTCCCCACCAACAAGGCTTCCAAGTACTACCCTGCTGAGGATGTCCGCAAGCCCAAGGTATCTCGAAAGACCCCTGGCAAGGCTGTTCTTCGTTCCAGCATCACCCCCGGTACCGTTCTTATCCTCCTTGCTGGTCGATTCTCCGGCAAGCGAGTTGTCTTCCTCAAGCAGCTCGACTCTGGCTTGCTTTTGGTCTCCGGTCCCCACAA GCTCAACGGTGTCCCTCTTCGTCGAGTGAGCCAGGCCTATGTCATTGCCACCTCTACCAAGGTCGACATCTCCAGTGTCTCTATCCCTGAGTCTATCAGCGATGCCTACTTCGCTAAGGCCAAGGCCGCCAAGGCTTCTAAGGAAGGAGAATTCTTCGGCGAAggcaaggagaagaaggcgttccctgaggagaagaaggccgAGCAGAAG GCCGTTGACGCTGCTCTTATCGCTTCCATCAAGAAGGTTGAGAACCTTTCCAAGTACTTGAAGTCTTCTTGGGGTCTTTCCAAGAGCGACCGATTCCATGAGCTCAAGTTCTAG
- a CDS encoding DNA-repair protein rad3, putative (Similar to TIGR gene model, INSD accession AAW43548.1): MASAHETLKYDIWWSLLRQCGNLDIRDDSIGFPGICQLLTPVPPRLSCETIKQIVGLGQIKDWEQIAQEISIETGNSVKLDTISAFLQNDVQKSRKRKRRASENLIANLHELLPDLPDPPEGSTISDVLLQNSSSLSAIAHLMPQIVRLVVGEHNRQPGPTSNAFDSKILELWIKVNVFDLSMMNALSSIIEHAPSVAIGAEFQNLEIIYEKIVKGLNAPERPMRVAAGRTLSLLFKAQNAGVDHIIAEKNRQRYIEAASTPLRSSATAETAVLLLGDLGRLSQRESLCLVLQLLLRQLGSYNAPLRSLAYTELVGLAKHHHKTPYTLLSPFLDRISVLLADNIIRSPYMISETMQFIGSTRQNFLHTTLPHILPALVLSRNREALIHVASIVKQRLGRLFMDHTAGILAQVFLHPQQTADSLDFLVDLIRSMTHGYSENEPRITVESLMGSCMVDLMVILVVELGDQDKAVRRAAKLGLSKAMAYQRTGTDLGAFLKPYMLGVISQLNDMLHDVLGKKSVEYKKKIIRSMGVLIKLVGDSMSSFSPQLTIQIMASLQSTLGIKELRHETLNTWAVFTSTLKYADVGPFVGRTTGALVANWPTFDNSAKSIAIRIIDEIADSANDLSQFVEEVVGMDHIDELQRAASLLTAQRKKWPIDVRITKVLDRVASKNIAISLASIRELRLLLLTHQESIQDLVKGDTFNSVAARLMSTLLSIATRDGDCQELRDLSYECLGIIGALDPDRLGFHVESNTLTIASNFADHKESLDFALHLVRDLLVDAFRATNDTKHQNHLAFAIQELLRFCGFSLKVIHPASKIDPSIRQRWQSLPKDQLETLTPLLESRFTLHDVSFRTFSHPIYVTAPTYREWLQRWATDLISKVMSMPDTDRSVSDSKAIFGVFCGVLRNQDVSVAHHILPHLVLNVLLSGVREYRDEICLEIKTVLQDQVQPTSPADRRSLSAQVIFDLMDHLSKWLRLQRVKGSNLDRGERSKVVEGVLSSIETELMAHAALQSKAYARSLRSFEERIIQLRKERKDTAELQTYFERLHQIYAELDEPDGMEGVSAFVISPSLEHQIREHESTGRWTSAQSCWEVRLQQSPDDPTLHVGLLKCLRNLGHYDTLRTHIRGVITRHPDWSLQLAPFAAEAAWIIGDWDTVRQVGPDCPPIGQALLALHEDDDLSSVLTRVRREVGTGITGKGYTPVYEALLQLHLVQEIAMIQDTKKDIQIVSKSKNRHKVVQQHVRQLTASLDSRFYTTSPAFRVREAILSIRRTALGLMNTPSLNPEIGDAWILSSKIARKAGYEQTAYSATLQAREADAPFAFVQEAKLRRAQGSVFKALTDLQNTLAPLATDSKSNENSEDESFRRSRDLAKAVLLLARWANETDRFDQNEIVKRYTQAITLCDTIALRHGVKYIFQTMPRMLTLWLDLGDTKDAKKKKFISKIHSVVGEAAHDLPAYQFYTAFPQIVSRIVHPSTDVSRILRSIMVRVISEYPQQALWPMVGVMKSCQDERRHACLAVFQRATSISTTIRDADIFSSTLLKFTDHKVDGRKREKSIQSHFPYVKSAFPTKMILPLQDALTCSLPTSSDTVKTHNPFPNAPIEIHDVEDRVDIMPSLQRPKKLVFIGSDGKAYPFLCKPHDDLRKDARVMDLNSMINKLLKSASESRRRQLYVRTYAVMPLNEECGLLEWVTNTHGFKGIVETNYGRQNKKIFPTVFHEWFLTSWPEPSAWLSSRLAYSRTLAVMSMIGYILGLGDRHGENILFDGLSGDTVHVDLNCLFEKGKTLEIPERVPFRLTHNMVDALGVTGVEGVFRKAAEITMNILRSNSDSLMSVLEAFVHDPLVEWTSRGRGKSDPRDIRSNADKNLHPIKRKLRGVMNEGTVVSVPNQVETLIKEATSPRNLLTAVQGAMYVGWAPWL, encoded by the exons ATGGCCTCTGCCCACGAGACACTGAAATATGATATATGGTGGTCGCTTTTACGCCAATGCGGGAATCTAGATATTAGGGACGATTCTATCGGTTTCCCCGGAATTTGCCAGCTTTTGACTCCTGTACCCCCTCGTCTTTCTTGCGAGACTATCAAACAAATAGTCGGCCTAGGTCAAATCAAGGACTGGGAACAAATAGCCCAAGAGATTTCCATAGAAACAGGCAATTCGGTCAAGCTTGATACTATATCTGCTTTTTTGCAAAATGATGTTCAAAAATccaggaagaggaaaaggagagcAAGCGAGAATTTGATAGCAAACCTTCATGAACTTCTCCCGGATCTTCCTGACCCCCCCGAAGGAAGCACTATATCTGATGTACTTCTTCAGAATTC TTCATCCTTGTCTGCCATCGCGCACCTCATGCCCCAAATCGTTCGCTTAGTCGTTGGTGAACATAATCGCCAGCCAGGTCCTACATCCAATGCCTTTGATTCAAAGATCCTAGAGCTATGGATCAAAGTCAATGTGTTCGATCTATCAATGATGAATGCACTGAGCAGCATAATTGAGCATGCCCCATCTGTCGCGATAGGCGCAGAATTTCAAAACTTGGAAATCATCTATGAAAAGATCGTGAAGGGTTTAAATGCACCTGAACGTCCTATGAGGGTAGCTGCTGG TCGAACGTTATCTCTTCTATTCAAGGCTCAAAATGCTGGCGTGGATCACATCATCGCCGAAAAAAACCGGCAAAGGTACATCGAGGCGGCATCCACCCCGCTTCGATCCTCAGCAACTGCTGAAACCGCCGTGCTTTTGCTCGGTGACCTCGGCAGGCTTTCTCAGAGAGAGTCACTATGCTTAGTTCTGCAGTTACTTCTACGCCAGCTCGGATCGTACAATGCCCCTCTCAGGTCCCTTGCTTACACAGAG CTCGTTGGCCTGGCTAAACATCACCATAAAACACCTTACACTCTTTTGTCTCCGTTCCTCGATCGCATCAGTGTACTCCTAGCCGACAATATCATTCGCTCTCCCTATATGATCTCCGAGACCATGCAGTTCATTGGTTCCACTCGACAGAACTTCTTGCACACAACATTGCCGCATATACTACCAGCGCTTGTACTGTCGCGCAACCGAGAAGCCCTAATACATGTGGCAAGTATCGTAAAGCAAAGATTAGGTCGTTTATTTATGGACCACACTGCTGGTATCCTCGCGCAAGTTTTTCTCCATCCGCAACAAACGGCTGACAGCCTTGACTTCCTTGTCGACCTCATTCGAAGCATGACTCATGGTTATTCTGAGAATGAGCCTCGAATCACAGTAGAATCTCTCATGGGATCTTGTATGGTCGACCTCATGGTGATTCTCGTGGTTGAATTAGGTGACCAAGACAAAGCCGTCAGAAGAGCGGCAAAGTTAGGGTTGAGCAAGGCCATGGCATATCAACGGACAGGTACCGACCTAGGAGCATTTCTTAAGCCTTATATGCTTGGAGTCATTTCTCAACTCAACGATATGTTGCATGACGTGCTAGGCAAAAAGTCGGTAGAGTACAAAAAGAAAATAATTAGAAGCATGGGCGTCTTAATCAAACTAGTCGGGGATTCAATGTCGTCTTTTTCACCACAG CTGACAATTCAGATCATGGCGAGCTTGCAAAGCACCCTTGGTATCAAAGAGCTCCGTCACGAAACTCTTAACACCTGGGCAGTCTTCACTTCCACTCTCAAATACGCAGACGTTGGTCCGTTTGTAGGGCGCACTACTGGCGCGCTAGTGGCAAATTGGCCCACATTTGACAACAGCGCGAAATCTATCGCCATCCGAATCATCGATGAGATCGCCGACAGTGCAAACGATCTTAGTCAATTCGTCGAAGAAGTTGTAGGTATGGATCATATCGACGAGCTTCAGAGAGCTGCCAGTTTGTTGACTGCTCAGCGGAAGAAATGGCCGATTGATGTTCGTATTACAAAAGTGCTTGATCGGGTTGCCAGTAAGAACATAGCGATCTCGTTGGCCTCTATTCGAGAGCTGAGACTGCTGCTGCTTACTCATCAAGAAAGCATCCAGGATCTTGTGAAGGGAGACACTTTTAATTCGGTTGCCGCCCGACTTATGTCGACCCTTTTATCCATTGCTACAAGAGATGGAGATTGTCAGGAGCTGAGGGATCTCAGCTATGAATGTTTGGGTATTATCGGTGCATTGGATCCTGACCGTCTGGGATTCCATGTCGAAAGTAATACACTTACTATTGCCTCGAACTTCGCGGATCACAAGGAGTCACTCGATTTTGCCCTTCACCTTGTGCGCGACCTTCTCGTGGATGCCTTTCGGGCCACCAACGATACGAAGCATCAAAACCATCTTGCTTTTGCTATACAAGAGCTCCTTCGTTTTTGTGGCTTTTCGTTGAAAGTTATCCACCCAGCAAGTAAAATTGATCCTTCAATCCGACAACGATGGCAAAGCCTCCCAAAAGATCAACTCGAAACCTTGACACCACTCCTCGAATCACGCTTTACGCTGCATGATGTCTCTTTTCGCACGTTCTCTCACCCCATATATGTAACCGCCCCAACGTATCGCGAATGGCTTCAGCGCTGGGCGACAGATCTTATTAGCAAAGTGATGTCAATGCCCGATACTGATCGCTCCGTTAGCGATAGCAAAGCTATCTTCGGTGTTTTTTGTGGCGTCCTGAGAAATCAAGACGTCAGTGTAGCCCATCACatccttcctcatctggTTCTCAATGTTCTACTTTCTGGCGTACGCGAGTACCGCGACGAGATTTGCCTTGAAATTAAAACTGTCTTACAAGATCAAGTACAGCCCACTAGTCCGGCAGACAGGCGATCACTCAGTGCACAGGTTATTTTCGACCTGATGGACCATCTGAGTAAATGGTTGCGATTACAGCGTGTGAAGGGTAGCAACCTAGATCGAGGAGAAAGGTCTAAAGTCGTTGAAGGGGTATTGTCTAGTATAGAAACCGAGCTCATGGCACATGCTGCTTTGCAGAGCAAGGCATATGCGAGGTCTCTGAGAAGTTTTGAGGAAAGGATCATCCAACtaaggaaggaaagaaaagataCTGCGGAGTTGCAAACATATTTTGAGCGGCTGCATCAAATTTATGCGGAGTTAGATGAGCCAGATGGAATGGAAGGTGTTTCCGCATTTGTTATTTCCCCTTCTTTAGAGCATCAAATCAGGGAACATGAAAGCACAGGAAGGTGGACATCGGCACAAAGTTGCTGGGAGGTAAGATTGCAACAATCTCCGGATGACCCAACGTTACACGTCGGGCTTTTGAAGTGCCTTAGAAATCTTGGACATTATG ACACCCTCCGAACTCATATCCGGGGAGTCATTACTCGCCATCCAGATTGGTCACTTCAACTAGCCCCATTTGCTGCAGAGGCTGCATGGATCATCGGTGATTGGGACACTGTCCGCCAGGTTGGTCCAGACTGCCCACCTATCGGCCAGGCCCTGCTTGCTCTCcatgaagatgatgacCTCTCATCTGTTCTCACTCGAGTGCGCCGTGAAGTAGGGACCGGTATTACTGGAAAGGGTTACACACCTGTATATGAGGCACTACTCCAGCTCCACCTTGTACAAGAGATTGCTATGATTCAAGACACGAAAAAAGATATTCAAATCGTTAGCAAGAGCAAGAACCGTCATAAAGTCGTCCAACAACACGTGCGCCAGCTCACTGCCTCACTTGACTCGAGATTCTACACAACATCTCCTGCCTTTCGAGTACGAGAAGCTATTCTCAGCATACGTCGCACAGCACTGGGTCTCATGAACACACCCTCACTTAACCCCGAGATCGGAGATGCTTGGATTCTTAGCTCGAAAATAGCTAGAAAGGCTGGCTATGAGCAGACGGCATATAGCGCCACTTTACAAGCCAGAGAGGCAGATGCACCATTTGCATTCGTACAAGAGGCAAAACTTCGTCGTGCTCAAGGCAGTGTTTTCAAAGCATTGACAGACCTTCAGAATACTTTGGCGCCTTTGGCTACTGATAGCAAATCCAATGAAAATAGTGAGGACGAATCATTTCGAAGGAGCAGGGATCTGGCAAAA GCTGTGCTTCTGCTTGCAAGATGGGCGAACGAAACAGACAGATTCGATCAGAATGAAATAGTCAAGCGCTATACTCAAGCTATTACGCTATGTGATAC TATAGCTCTGCGTCACGGGGTGAAATACATCTTCCAGACAATGCCCAGGATGCTCACTCTATGGTTGGATCTGGGAGACACCAAAGACGCCAAAAA AAAAAAATTCATTTCCAAAATTCATTCTGTGGTCGGCGAAGCTGCTCATGATCTACCAGCATACCAG TTTTACACTGCTTTCCCTCAAATCGTCTCTCGGATTGTCCACCCTAGCACAGATGTTTCAAGGATTCTGCGATCAATCATGGTCCGCGTAATCTCTGAGTACCCTCAACAGGCTCTATGGCCAATGGTTGGTGTCATGAAATCCTGTCAAGACGAAAGACGACACGCCTGTTTAGCAGTCTTTCAAAGGGCAACT TCTATTTCGACGACAATCAGAGATGCGGATATCTTTTCAAGCACTCTGTTGAAATTTACTGATCACAAGGTAGATGGTCGCAAGCGAGAGAAATCAATCCAATCCCATTTTCCCTATGTAAAATCCGCCTTTCCTACCAAGATGATATTGCCTCTTCAAGACGCGTTGACGTGCAGTCTACCCACATCTTCTGACACTGTCAAGACTCACAATCCGTTCCCTAACGCACCGATAGAAATTCACG ATGTCGAGGACCGCGTGGACATCATGCCTTCACTCCAGAGACCAAAGAAACTTGTCTTCATAGGCAGCGATGGCAAAGCGTACCCTTTTCTTTGCAAGCCGCACGACGATCTGAGAAAGGATGCCCGCGTCATGGATCTAAATTCCATGATCAACAAACTCTTAAAAAGTGCCTCAGAGTCGAGAAGACGTCAACTTT ACGTTCGGACCTATGCTGTCATGCCGCTGAATGAAGAATGTGGTCTGCTGGAGTGGGTGACTAATACTCACGGATTCAAGGGCATTGTGGAAACCAACTACGGTCGCCAGAATAAGAAGATTTTT CCAACAGTCTTTCATGAATGGTTTTTGACATCCTGGCCAGAACCTTCAGCATGGTTGTCCAGTCGTTTAGCCTATAGTCGCACATTGGCCGTCATGTCCATGATCGGCTACATTCTAGG TCTCGGTGATCGACATGGTGAAAATATATTGTTCGACGGACTTTCAGGGGATACTGTACATGTCGATCTTAATTGTTTGTTCGAAAAG GGCAAGACCCTAGAAATCCCCGAGCGTGTACCTTTTCGCCTAACGCATAACATGGTCGATGCCTTGGGAGTAACCGGTGTCGAAG GTGTGTTTCGCAAAGCTGCAGAGATAACTATGAATATCCTTCGTTCAAACAGCGACTCTTTGATGAGTGTCTTGGAGGCTTTTGTGCACGATCCACTCGTTGAATGGACCAGTAGA GGCCGTGGGAAATCAGATCCCAGAGATATTCGAAGTAATGCCGATAAAAACCTCCATCCTATCAAACGCAAACTTCGAGGAGTGATGAACGAAGGCACAGTCGTTTCCGTGCCCAATCAGGTTGAAACCTTGATTAAGGAAGCTACCTCTCCTAGAAATCTC CTGACGGCTGTACAGGGTGCAATGTACGTTGGGTGGGCCCCATGGTTGTAA
- a CDS encoding uncharacterized protein (Similar to SGTC gene model, INSD accession EAL20640.1): MTDPNFPPNLDIKPLLLSPEHPQGQVQSENQANAIATYGIAGRVWEATKPLLDYFTPSQAYEPPCSFFASSGPHRVVELGSGQSVASLHLAAHLTPQDTIVLTDLPAVIPLCEKCIDSWRPPKSHAKVVARPLAWGQTTSHLREEFGPISHIIMCDLIYFPHLYPLLLFTLLSLTEPSSVVDMDDETFGPEVILSYTTRTLALEESFFDALAHYFKTTPTGHYRT, from the exons ATGACAGACCCCAATTTTCCTCCCAATCTAGACATAAAGCCACTTCTTCTCTCCCCCGAGCACCCTCAGGGTCAGGTCCAATCTGAAAACCAGGCAAACGCTATTGCTACGTACGGTATCGCCGGCCGAGTCTG GGAGGCAACGAAGCCTTTGCTTGATTACTTTACACCGTCACAGGCATATGAACCGCCATGTTCTTTCTTCGCTTCCTCTGGACCGCACCGTGTTGTTGAACTTGGCTCCGGACAATCAGTTGCTTCTTTGCACCTCGCTGCACACTTGACTCCACAAGACACCATAGTATTAACGGATCTCCCGGCCGTTATACCCCTCTGCGAAAAGTGTATAGACTCATGGCGGCCCCCAAAAAGTCATGCTAAGGTTGTTGCTCGCCCGTTGGCTTGGGGCCAAACCACTTCTCATCTTCGTGAAGAATTTGGTCCAATCTCTCACATTATCATGTGCGATCTT ATATATTTTCCACATTTGTATCCCTTGCTGTTATTTACTTTATTGAGTCTAACTGAGCCTTCGAGCGTGGTCGATATGGATGATGAAACTTTCGGCCCGGAAGTGATATTATCAT ATACTACAAGAACCCTTGCCCTGGAAGAATCTTTCTTTGACGCTCTTGCCCATTACTTCAAAACGACGCCC ACTGGTCATTACCGGACATAA
- a CDS encoding uncharacterized protein (Similar to TIGR gene model, INSD accession AAW43550.1), with protein sequence MSKKSDLLVRVRYLNALPNPPFPPKLLNVNTNISRLGEPAYLDQLAATTPLPMLVDSEMGMPLDLNVYDGAWDGKDQSLNPIPDSDRVHHPVDLTLLAPFNPPPTSNNDLKSVPSSNDVSWMRNSSYLTRRNNVKRKDAAEIREEVAVDASEAAQLLMIEKTFLDVTSQEPNQIQHPNPKKRHLKVVESYDVLPDDAAWPNNYILLRFPERPSAATAINPAAGASSPRLSKSILRPIVQDDQQMMEFYLPQEEDLSKLDEAYGRAVDEEPLEKIMRLNAENPSDPEIDHIFPNVYYDRIRTYEVVSTLAPKKEILVSFQEGEESDNEPAAKKRKGVYYKEINFRTLLRKTRTKPHDEGDGQSDRWDKSRVGFRLPSQADIDHRDDAKSQVADPTWANEELRRIHGGDNMAEGQGEAIDDEEVEVDEGAIEAERRAHDGSD encoded by the exons ATGTCCAAGAAGTCTGATCTCCTCGTCCGTGTACGATACCTCAACGCGCTCCCGAATCCTCCGTTCCCTCCAAAGCTCCTCAATGTCAATACAAACATATCAAGGCTAGGAGAACCCGCCTACCTCGACCAGCTAGCAGCCACCACTCCCCTCCCTATGCTCGTTGATTCAGAAATGGGTATGCCTCTGGACTTGAATGTTTATGATGGTGCATGGGATGGAAAAGATCAAT CTTTAAATCCTATCCCTGACTCCGATAGAGTCCATCACCCTGTAGATCTCACTTTACTTGCACCGTTCAACCCTCCGCCGACATCAAATAATGATCTCAAATCAGTCCCCTCGAGTAACGATGTGTCTTGGATGAGAAATTCCAGCTATCTTACGAGAAGAAACAATGTCAAAAGGAAGGATGCTGCGGAAATTAGAGAGGAAGTTGCTGTCGATGCCTCGGAGGCAGCTCAGTTGCTGATGATCGAGAAAACATTTTTGGATGTAACTTCCCAAGAACCGAATCAGATACAACATCCTAATCCGAAAAAGAGACATTTGAAGGTCGTCGAG AGTTACGACGTCTTGCCAGATGACGCAGCATGGCCAAACAACTACATTCTTCTTCGATTCCCTGAGCGACCTTCCGCAGCGACAGCAATT AATCCCGCGGCGGGCGCTTCTTCCCCGCGTCTTTCCAAATCCATTCTACGTCCTATCGTCCAAGATGATCAGCAGATGATGGAGTTCTATCTTCCCCAGGAGGAAGACCTTTCTAAGCTGGATGAGGCTTATGGCCGCGCCGTGGATGAGGAACCTTTGGAGAAGATAATGCGACTGAATGCGGAAAACCCTAGCGATCCAGAGATTGATCATATCTTTCCA AACGTCTATTATGACCGCATACGTACATACGAAGTTGTTTCTACATTGGCACCCAAGAAAGAAATACTCGTTTCCTTCCAGGAAGGCGAAGAAAGTGACAATGAGCCGGCCGCtaagaagagaaagggtGTTTATTACAAAGAAATCAATTTCCGAACCCTTCTGAGAAAGACCAGGACTAAG CCGCATGACGAGGGCGATGGGCAATCCGACAGATGGGATAAGAGTCGTGTGGGCTTCAGATTGCCTAGCCAAGCGGACATTGACCATCGTGATGACGCTAAAAGCCAAGTTGCTGATCCCACATGGGCAAATGAAGAACTCAGACGTATACACGGGGGCGACAATATGGCAGAAGGGCAAGGGGAAGCAATTGATGACGAAGAAGTGGAAGTCGATGAAGGTGCAATCGAGGCTGAGAGAAGGGCACATGACGGAAGCGATTAG
- a CDS encoding Nucleotide binding protein, putative (Similar to TIGR gene model, INSD accession AAW43552.1) has product MIATQRPFPIPSPVPLAPSSTVLPTTVPENAPQHCPGVESSQAGKADACEGCPNQSVCAEGPKGPDPDLPLIRERMSSVRRKILVLSGKGGVGKSTFTAGLSWALAADEECQAGIMDIDICGPSIPLLMGLQSSTIHTSASGWSPAYALDNLAVMSIGFLLPSSSDAVIWRGPKKNGLIKQFLKDVEWGDLDYMVVDTPPGTSDEHLSIVQYLKEAGIDGAVLVTTPQEVALQDVRKEIDFCKKVGIPILGMVENMSGFVCPNCKNESQIFAPTTGGAEAMGKELGIELLGKVPLDPRIGMTCDQGMSFLDEYPESPATMAYLDIVQRIREILDDE; this is encoded by the exons ATGATAGCTACACAAAGACCATTCCCAATCCCATCCCCTGTCCCTCTCGCACCATCATCTACCGTCCTGCCTACCACAGTACCAGAAAATGCTCCTCAACATTGCCCG GGAGTTGAATCTTCACAGGCTGGCAAGGCGGATGCTTGCGAAGGCTGTCCAAATCAATCTGTCTGTGCAGAGGGACCCAAAGGGCCTGATCCTGATTTGCCACTTATCCGAGAGCGAATGAGCTCTGTAAGACGGAAAATATTGGTGCTTTCAGGGAAAGGTGGCGTGGGGAAAAGCACGTTTACTGCAGGTCTGTCTTGGGCTCTCGCAGCAGATGAGGAGTGCCAA GCAGGAATAATGGACATTGACATCTGCGGACCATCGATCCCTTTGCTCATGGGATTGCAATCTTCAACCATCCACACCTCGGCTTCTGGATGGTCTCCCGCGTATGCACTTGACAACTTAGCTGTCATGTCGATCGggtttcttcttccttcttcgtctGATGCCGTCATCTGGCGTGGGCCAAAAAAGAATGGGCTTATCAAGCAATTCCTGAAGGACGTTGAGTGGGGTGATTTGGACTACATGGTTGTTGACACACCCCCTGGGACAAGCGATGAGCATCTGTCAATTGTACAGTACCTGAAGGAGGCAGGTATCGATGGCGCTGTACTTGTAACAACGCCGCAGGAGGTGGCACTGCAAGATGTGAGAAAGGAAATTGACTTCTGCAAGAAAGTCGGGATCCCCATTCTGGGGATGGTGGAGAATATGTCTGGTTTTGTTTGCCCTAATTGCAAGAATGAAAGCCAAATATTTGCCCCCACGACGGGTGGGGCCGAGGCAATGGGCAAAGAGCTGGGAATAGAATTACTGGGGAAAGTGCCGCTGGACCCTAGAATTGGGATGACCTGTGATCAGGGAATGAGTTTTTTGGATGAATATCCGGAGAGTCCGGCCACTATGGCTTATCTAGATATTGTGCAAAGGATAAGAGAGATTCTTGACGATGAGTAA